ACAAAATCTGACATGTCAAAGACGTTATGAATTATTTGCCTGTTCTGGACATGATTCATAACCTGACGTTATTGCTTGCCACGGCCTATGTGTTTGATCTGGTCACGGCCCGGTGGCCCCAAAAAAAAACAATTCACACCCAGGTATTTTTCGGCATCTTTGTCGGCGTCATCGGGATGGCGGCCATGACCGTTCCCTGGGCGGTTGCCCCCGGGGTGATCATTGACAGCCGATCGATTCTGCTGAGCATATCCGGGCTTTTCTTCGGATGGATCCCCACAGGTGTGGCCATGGGGATGGCCGGGGTGTTCCGGATGTATCAGGGAGGGGCCGGGGCCTGGACCGGCGTGGCTGTGATTGTTTTTTCCGGGTGCATCGGGATTGTCTGGCGACGAAATCTGAAAACACCGCTGTCGGATATGTCCTGGCGCCGGCTCTATGGTTTCGGGCTGACGGTTCACCTGGTCATGCTGGGACTGATACTGATGCTGCCCCAGGGTATTGCCAAAGCAGTGCTGCTGAAAATCACCTTGCCGCTGATCATTTTATATCCAGGAGTGACGGTATTTTTAGGTATGCTTCTGGTCAACCGGCTTCAGCAGGACCGGATACACCGGGAAGTGAGGGAATCCAGACAGTTCGCATTTGCCACCATAGACGCGTTGAGCGCCCATGTGGCAGTGCTGGATGAAACCGGCAGGATTATTGCGGTGAATCTGGCATGGCGGGAGTTTGCCGCATCCAACGGCTCGGGCTCAACCCATGTCTGTGAAGGGGCGGATTATCTGGCGGTATGTGATGCCGCAGTCGGTGAAGACAAGGATATGGCCCGGGATTTTGCTGCGGGGCTCCGGTCAGTGCTGGCGGGTGAAGCCCAGACATTTGCCATGGAATATCCCTGCCATTCTCCAGATGAACAGCGCTGGTTCATCGGTCGCGTCACCTGTTTTTGCAGTTCAGATGCGCCACGTCTGGTGGCGGCCCATGAAAACATCACCGATCGAAAGCAGGCGGAACAGGCCCTGGCCGATCACCGAAATCATCTGGAGGACCTGGTCAAAAAACGGACCCGGGGCCTGGAACAAAAAAACCGGCAGCTGGTGCAGGAGGTTTCCAAAAGGCGGCAGGCGGAAGCCAATATCCGGGAAAGTGAAGAACGGTACCGGGTCCTGGTGGAACTGACACCGGATATTATCTATCGGATCACGGAAGACGGGACCATCGATTATATTTCTTCGGCGGTCCGGCAGCTGGGATATGATCCTGCTGAACTCAAGGGGAGCCCCATGGCGGATCTGCTGCATCCGGAAGATCGTGAACGATTCGGCCATCACCTGGTGGAGCGCCGGATCGGGAAGCGGCGACAAACGCACCTGGATGTCCGGTTGATGCATAAAAACCACGAGTCTCAGAATTATGCTCTCAATTTCACATTTGTCCAACTGTCTGCCCGGGGATACTGGGATGTGCCGGACAGCGAGATTTCACGGCCGGACAAGCAGTTCCTCTATACCCTGGGCATCGCCCATGATATCACGCTGCGCAAGCAGGCGGCACAGGCCCTGGAAGAGAGCCGGAAAAAACTGCGGCTTCTCAAGGATGTGGCAGCTGCCGCCAACGCGGCCGGAACCTCGAATGAAGCCCTTCAGGTCGCCGTGGACGGTATTGCCCGGTTCATGGACTGGCCGGTGGGGCATGTATATGAAGCGGATGATGAAAAACCGGATCACCTGATTCCCACAGACATCTGGTACCTGGAAGATGACAAGCGGTTTGCCTCATTCAGAAAGATTACCGAACGCACGGGTTTCAGACCGGGTCAGGGAATGATCGGACGGGTGATGACGGCAAAAAAAAGTGTATGGATAGAAGATCTGGCCATTTATCCGAAATTCCCCCGGGTCCGGCATGCAGGCGAGATCGGGCTTCACGGTGGATTTGCATTCCCGGTCATGGTGGGGGACCATGTGGCGGCGGTGCTGGAATTTTTCAATCCTGAAAAGCAGCGGCCTGATCCGTCCCTGCTGGAAATTCTCGATGAGATCGGCAACCAGCTGGGAATTGTCATTGCCAGAAAACAGTCGGAAAAGGAACTTGAAAAACTGGCCACAGCGGTTGAACAAAGTCCGGCCACGGTAATTATCACGGATCTTTACGGAAATATTGAATATGCCAACCCCAAATTCACCGAATTG
Above is a window of Desulfotignum balticum DSM 7044 DNA encoding:
- a CDS encoding PAS domain S-box protein, producing MNYLPVLDMIHNLTLLLATAYVFDLVTARWPQKKTIHTQVFFGIFVGVIGMAAMTVPWAVAPGVIIDSRSILLSISGLFFGWIPTGVAMGMAGVFRMYQGGAGAWTGVAVIVFSGCIGIVWRRNLKTPLSDMSWRRLYGFGLTVHLVMLGLILMLPQGIAKAVLLKITLPLIILYPGVTVFLGMLLVNRLQQDRIHREVRESRQFAFATIDALSAHVAVLDETGRIIAVNLAWREFAASNGSGSTHVCEGADYLAVCDAAVGEDKDMARDFAAGLRSVLAGEAQTFAMEYPCHSPDEQRWFIGRVTCFCSSDAPRLVAAHENITDRKQAEQALADHRNHLEDLVKKRTRGLEQKNRQLVQEVSKRRQAEANIRESEERYRVLVELTPDIIYRITEDGTIDYISSAVRQLGYDPAELKGSPMADLLHPEDRERFGHHLVERRIGKRRQTHLDVRLMHKNHESQNYALNFTFVQLSARGYWDVPDSEISRPDKQFLYTLGIAHDITLRKQAAQALEESRKKLRLLKDVAAAANAAGTSNEALQVAVDGIARFMDWPVGHVYEADDEKPDHLIPTDIWYLEDDKRFASFRKITERTGFRPGQGMIGRVMTAKKSVWIEDLAIYPKFPRVRHAGEIGLHGGFAFPVMVGDHVAAVLEFFNPEKQRPDPSLLEILDEIGNQLGIVIARKQSEKELEKLATAVEQSPATVIITDLYGNIEYANPKFTELTGYTFEEVKRKNPRILKSGHHPPSFYKKLWQTITSGRPWHGTFCNQDKTGTIYWERASISPVRDPQGYVSHFVAVKENITQLMQYENELKQAKESAERANRAKSDFLANMSHELRTPLNAIIGFSEVLKEQYFGPLVDKQQEYVDDILDSGRHLLALINDILDLSRVEAGKTELELSQVNVSQLIDNSLVMIKEKAAKHGIALEKAVTREIQEQAITADQRKLKQILYNLLSNAVKFTPDGGAITIRAEQVHSRTRLGFETGTDAACVEISVTDTGPGIDPAYHEKVFEPFFQVHGTRQDKSPGTGLGLPLTRDLVTLHEGKMFLNSDGQGKGSTFSFIIPVNQKKNQGPSHADIEDEGSLP